A genomic region of Alligator mississippiensis isolate rAllMis1 chromosome 6, rAllMis1, whole genome shotgun sequence contains the following coding sequences:
- the NCDN gene encoding neurochondrin translates to MASDSGAAPGAGNAAGNTTLERCLDVLRDAKNDSEQFAALLLVTKAVRAGEVDCKTRRRIFDAVGFTFPNRLLASREPPAGCPEHVFRALGLTLLTCFCTDPELARHSQILNKIPTFNDILASPCNPDDTYTSSMIDDVYQCLGAVLATARGPRELVSRGTVSALCQVYLKNSYGHDHALQLLQGLLATAEARCWQRATPDLMAVLGKLSEMFHRAEDMTKFQMCAILPHFMPPPPLLTQHPQGSKCLHNLYRGLASILSSRLSQLQRDPALKLAACLSQACGSEWIPAGNAGSKFLALLVNLACVEVRLCLEEPDPATVDGKEEVMTACYILIEMGILECMREEKPLLKEKQKVQLVGTMGEAFGAVIYYLRQVGWEKLGEPFIFASVRILGAWMAEETSSLKQEICDLLPFLVHYAKTLFRKEDKAMCFPQQTAVPGVPGSPKDSALPTDALRFLLPALCHLTAEDRPREILISEGVPALLREYFLRQWQVLTSEPQPLAPPDSVEVSLQTTCGVFLNLVVTTPDLIRQDGCFSSLMDTLMKSLPFLLPRQGHLVLAANVATLGLMMARILASIPVLQETPSAQAFFEAAIHFLSQAHAAREDPTSKSLAMAVVPDYEAAWADIRELWFLGMQAFASCMTLFPWLPYMVLQSSWPQDLLALLGQVAPDSVDFELIAVFQGILLELARASQQGKEVIMSQRGKEWANLYGMAALEQCLCEL, encoded by the exons GTGACCAAAGCAGTCAGAGCTGGAGAAGTGGACTGCAAAACTCGCCGTCGGATCTTCGATGCAGTCGGATTCACATTCCCAAATCGGCTTCTTGCTTCCAGGGAACCCCCGGCTGGCTGTCCAGAGCATGTCTTCAGAGCACTTGGCCTGACCCTGCTGACTTGTTTCTGCACTGATCCTGAATTAGCCAGGCACTCCCAGATCCTTAACAAAATCCCCACCTTCAACGATATCCTGGCTTCCCCATGCAATCCGGATGACACATACACAAGCTCCATGATTGATGATGTTTACCAGTGTCTGGGTGCAGTCCTGGCCACtgccagaggccccagagagtTGGTGTCCCGAGGAACTGTGTCAGCTCTGTGTCAGGTGTATCTGAAGAATTCTTACGGCCATGACCATGCCCTTCAGTTGCTTCAGGGACTTCTAGCCACAGCAGAAGCGAGATGCTGGCAGAGAGCCACCCCTGACCTCATGGCTGTGCTGGGCAAGCTCAGTGAAATGTTCCACAGGGCTGAAGACATGACCAAATTCCAGATGTGTGCGATCCTTCCTCATTTCATgcctccaccaccactgctcaCTCAGCACCCACAGGGCTCCAAATGTCTCCACAACCTTTACAGAGGCCTAGCCAGCATACTTAGCAGCAGGCTGAGCCAGCTGCAGCGTGACCCTGCACTGaagctggctgcctgcctctcGCAGGCCTGTGGCTCAGAATGGATCCCAGCAGGGAACGCCGGGAGTAAGTTCCTGGCCTTGTTGGTGAACCTGGCTTGTGTGGAGGTTCGGCTGTGCCTGGAGGAGCCAGACCCTGCAACGGTGGatgggaaggaggaggtgatgaCAGCCTGTTACATCCTCATAGAGATGGGCATCTTGGAATGCATGAGAGAAGAGAAACCTCTGCTCAAGGAGAAGCAGAAAGTGCAGCTCGTTGGAACCATGGGGGAAGCATTTGGGGCTGTCATATACTACCTGCGACAG GTGGGATGGGAGAAGTTGGGGGAGCCTTTCATATTTGCCTCCGTTCGAATCCTTGGGGCCTGGATGGCTGAAGAGACGTCCTCCCTCAAGCAGGAAATCTGCGACCTCCTGCCTTTCCTTGTTCATTATGCCAAGACGCTTTTCAGAAAGGAGGACAAAGCCATGTGCTTTCCTCAACAAACAGCAGTGCCAGGTGTGCCAGGCAGCCCTAAGGATTCTGCATTGCCCACAGATGCTCTGAG atttctgctccctgccttgtgccACTTGACAGCAGAGGATCGACCCCGGGAAATCCTCATCTCAGAGGGGGTGCCAGCCTTGCTGCGCGAGTATTTCCTGCGCCAGTGGCAGGTGCTCACCTCCGAGCCCCAGCCTTTGGCTCCACCGGACAGCGTAGAAGTCAGCTTGCAAACCACTTGCGGGGTGTTCCTGAACCTTGTGGTAACCACTCCAGACCTGATCAG GCAAGATGGATGCTTTTCCTCCTTGATGGATACACTAATGAAGTCCCTCCCATTTCTGCTGCCCCGGCAAGGTCACCTCGTACTAGCAGCCAATGTTGCCACACTAGGCTTGATGATGGCCAGGATATTAGCCAGCATTCCAG TTCTCCAGGAGACACCATCAGCCCAGGCTTTCTTTGAAGCTGCCATCCACTTCCTGTCACAGGCCCATGCTGCCCGAGAGGATCCCACCAGCAAGAGTTTGGCCATGGCTGTGGTGCCAGACTATGAGGCCGCTTGGGCTGACATCCGTGAGCTGTGGTTCCTGGGGATGCAGGCGTTTGCCAGCTGCATGACGCtcttcccatggctgccctacatGGTCCTCCAGTCATCTTGGCCGCAGGACCTCTTGGCGTTACTGGGCCAAGTGGCCCCGGACTCAGTGGACTTTGAACTCATTGCTGTTTTCCAGGGCATTTTGCTAGAGCTGGCAAGagccagccagcagggcaaagAGGTGATCATGTCTCAGCGGGGCAAGGAGTGGGCCAACCTGTATGGCATGGCAGCTTTAGaacagtgtctttgtgagctgtga